One genomic region from uncultured Subdoligranulum sp. encodes:
- a CDS encoding sigma-70 family RNA polymerase sigma factor: MADLTADELLDIEDGFTEWNEDAAAGSTEETLEQALAEERLTELESELEQDEHPVDYDAELETEEEEAAPVSEKRLKREIRAESIRRLEEAARTESDFRVVVDEWNKLDRNRERRERDHENLRGDVPLEYQAVSEPKLIPRWMNNPAYRQLMAGNFLDILFDCPYEMHQLSADPFISGMIKNLSDEHKEVLYFLSLRLYSTTRLAAMRGQSDRNIRKLRKTIHKKLQRQMYDHLCCKPENSLTLRERRFLEEYSKIAKKQGKDAVIRRENKTKRRKKKKRP, encoded by the coding sequence ATGGCGGATCTCACAGCTGATGAGCTTCTGGATATCGAAGATGGCTTCACCGAATGGAATGAGGACGCAGCCGCCGGATCGACGGAGGAAACGCTGGAACAGGCCCTTGCGGAAGAACGCCTGACAGAGCTGGAAAGTGAGCTGGAGCAGGACGAGCATCCTGTTGATTATGATGCCGAACTGGAAACCGAGGAAGAAGAAGCGGCTCCAGTCAGCGAAAAGCGGTTGAAGCGGGAGATCCGGGCCGAATCTATACGTCGGCTGGAGGAAGCGGCCCGCACTGAAAGCGATTTCCGGGTGGTTGTGGACGAATGGAACAAGCTGGACCGGAACCGGGAGCGCCGGGAACGGGATCACGAAAACCTCCGTGGAGATGTGCCTCTGGAATACCAGGCGGTGTCGGAACCAAAGCTCATCCCTCGATGGATGAACAACCCTGCATACAGGCAGTTGATGGCGGGAAATTTTCTGGACATCCTGTTTGACTGCCCCTATGAGATGCACCAGTTGAGCGCCGACCCATTTATCTCCGGCATGATCAAAAATCTCAGTGATGAACATAAAGAAGTCCTGTATTTTCTCTCATTGCGGTTGTACAGCACCACCCGGCTTGCTGCCATGCGTGGGCAGTCTGACCGGAATATCCGCAAGCTGCGGAAAACCATCCATAAAAAATTGCAGCGCCAAATGTATGACCATCTGTGCTGCAAACCGGAAAATAGCCTGACCTTGCGGGAACGCCGTTTTTTGGAGGAATACTCGAAAATCGCAAAGAAACAGGGCAAGGACGCCGTGATCCGGCGGGAAAACAAGACCAAGCGCCGAAAAAAGAAAAAACGCCCCTGA
- a CDS encoding CHC2 zinc finger domain-containing protein — MTLFELVKQTIQVRDAAEHYGLQVNHSGMCRCPFHEDRHPSMKLNERYFYCFGCGATGDVIDLVARLFGLSSFEAAQKLAQNFGIDPDKPPAAIALPKPKRPLLTAYRQEEMRCLRVLCDYLHLLERWKVQYAPKVPEDALDDRFVEACQMLDYVEYLADLLIAAELEQRIRIVEMLNKEDLIASLEERLERQKKEETPYEEKQSA; from the coding sequence ATGACGCTGTTTGAGCTGGTGAAGCAAACGATTCAAGTGCGGGATGCAGCGGAACATTACGGCTTGCAGGTCAATCACAGTGGGATGTGCCGCTGTCCATTCCACGAGGACCGGCATCCCAGCATGAAGCTGAACGAGAGGTACTTTTACTGCTTCGGCTGCGGGGCCACCGGCGATGTGATCGACCTTGTGGCAAGGCTATTTGGCTTGAGCAGCTTCGAGGCGGCACAAAAACTGGCCCAGAACTTCGGGATTGACCCGGATAAGCCTCCGGCGGCCATCGCTCTGCCCAAGCCGAAACGCCCCCTGCTGACGGCATACCGACAGGAGGAAATGCGCTGCCTTCGAGTGCTGTGCGATTATCTGCATCTTTTAGAACGCTGGAAGGTACAGTATGCGCCCAAGGTGCCGGAAGATGCTTTGGATGACCGGTTTGTGGAAGCCTGCCAGATGCTGGACTATGTGGAGTATCTGGCGGATTTGCTCATTGCCGCCGAACTGGAACAACGGATAAGAATCGTAGAAATGTTGAACAAAGAGGACCTGATTGCCAGCTTGGAGGAGCGGCTGGAACGACAAAAGAAGGAGGAAACGCCCTATGAAGAAAAACAATCCGCCTGA
- a CDS encoding acyltransferase family protein: MKEFKHLPGLDLIRVFGILVVVFYHYQVETAVRGLCPADFLPAMEPLVQVAVYTMTLLSGSCLCWQEKSRSWSMKRYLWGRFLAIYPLFWLCFFPIFIYSDIICGNNEGVAPWKLLPSIVGVDGYFQSFTPTFYKIGEWYLGCILFLYAVFPVLWRMIRRRGVVFAAVGALFAWLACCFVENPGQLYPTLIGQLPLFFMGIFLGGCLPSLWIPGILAGMTTLVLYGLGCPEYWIVTAASVGVFVMVFYLGQLLLFCGPFLQKALHWLSRRCFGVFLVHHLAITLVIVPVLVNHRVTPLYWVSGLLLLTVGSFVISFLLDGLSRSIVKFLAERVVT; encoded by the coding sequence ATGAAAGAGTTCAAACATCTTCCCGGTCTGGATTTGATTCGGGTATTCGGAATCTTGGTGGTAGTATTCTATCATTATCAGGTAGAAACCGCTGTTCGGGGACTATGTCCAGCAGATTTTCTTCCCGCTATGGAGCCGCTGGTCCAAGTGGCGGTATACACCATGACTCTCCTTTCTGGATCTTGCTTGTGCTGGCAGGAAAAAAGCCGCAGCTGGTCCATGAAGCGCTATCTTTGGGGACGTTTTCTGGCCATTTACCCTCTTTTCTGGCTTTGCTTTTTTCCCATTTTTATTTACAGCGATATAATATGTGGCAACAATGAAGGCGTAGCTCCGTGGAAACTGCTTCCCTCTATAGTGGGAGTAGATGGATATTTTCAGTCTTTCACGCCTACGTTTTACAAAATTGGAGAGTGGTATTTGGGTTGTATTCTGTTCCTTTACGCTGTTTTTCCTGTACTTTGGCGCATGATTCGACGCCGGGGAGTTGTTTTCGCCGCCGTAGGAGCTCTCTTTGCCTGGTTGGCTTGTTGTTTTGTGGAAAATCCGGGGCAGCTTTATCCCACATTGATTGGCCAGCTGCCGTTGTTTTTCATGGGTATCTTTTTGGGCGGGTGTCTCCCATCCCTTTGGATTCCAGGAATTTTAGCAGGAATGACCACTTTGGTACTGTATGGCCTTGGGTGTCCTGAATATTGGATTGTAACCGCAGCCAGTGTTGGAGTGTTTGTAATGGTGTTTTATTTAGGGCAGTTACTCCTGTTTTGTGGTCCGTTTCTTCAAAAGGCTTTGCATTGGTTATCCCGTCGCTGTTTTGGAGTCTTCCTTGTACATCACTTGGCTATTACCTTGGTGATAGTCCCCGTTCTTGTCAATCACCGTGTAACGCCTCTCTACTGGGTTAGCGGGCTGTTACTTTTAACAGTAGGCAGCTTCGTGATTTCCTTTTTGTTGGATGGATTAAGCAGAAGCATCGTAAAGTTCCTCGCCGAAAGGGTTGTCACATAA
- a CDS encoding phage/plasmid primase, P4 family, whose amino-acid sequence MKKNNPPDGMPVWFDGKNINEALFCEEFLQTHKILFTNGAFFTPEGRVTDELPLRGEIFEELKCCAVSNIPRKISNIVELMKLAALVEDFPPKADRIHLSNGTLFLDGKFVEGKSEIVRNRFPVAYNPNAPKPVLWLQFLDGLLYPEDIPTLQEYIGYCLIPSNKGQRMMVIKGNGGEGKSQIGAVLGTLFGSNMKDGSIGKISENRFARADLEHILLCVDDDMRMEALRQTNYVKSIVTAQGKMDLERKGKQSYQGWMCARLLAFSNGDLQALFDRSDGFYRRQLVLTTKDKPAGRVDDPDLAEKMKAEVEGILLWACKGLQRLAANNFKFTESQRTKDNREAVKRDNNNIFDFLESEGYIRLKADSTISSKELYEIYQMWCEENNLTALKRRSFSDAVIANQGKYNLEYCNRITNIAGRRVWGFFGIEAIARPYINGFSNVSEDTYVPRQAE is encoded by the coding sequence ATGAAGAAAAACAATCCGCCTGACGGAATGCCCGTCTGGTTTGATGGAAAAAACATCAACGAAGCCCTGTTTTGTGAGGAGTTCTTGCAGACGCACAAGATTCTCTTCACAAACGGGGCTTTTTTCACGCCCGAAGGCCGTGTGACCGATGAGCTGCCCCTGCGGGGAGAGATTTTTGAGGAGCTGAAATGCTGTGCGGTCAGCAATATCCCCCGCAAAATCAGTAACATTGTGGAGCTGATGAAGCTGGCGGCGCTGGTGGAGGATTTTCCACCGAAGGCGGACCGGATTCACCTCTCCAACGGGACGCTTTTTCTGGACGGAAAATTTGTGGAGGGAAAATCTGAAATCGTCCGCAACCGGTTCCCCGTGGCCTACAACCCCAACGCCCCGAAACCCGTCCTCTGGCTGCAATTTCTGGACGGCCTGCTCTACCCGGAGGACATCCCCACCTTGCAGGAATACATCGGCTACTGCCTGATCCCCAGCAACAAGGGCCAGCGGATGATGGTCATCAAAGGCAATGGCGGTGAAGGCAAGAGTCAGATCGGCGCTGTGCTGGGAACTTTGTTCGGCTCCAACATGAAGGATGGTAGCATCGGGAAAATATCCGAGAACCGATTTGCCCGTGCCGACCTGGAGCATATCCTTCTGTGTGTGGATGACGATATGCGGATGGAAGCCCTGCGCCAGACCAACTATGTAAAATCCATCGTCACCGCCCAGGGCAAGATGGATTTGGAGCGCAAGGGCAAGCAGAGCTATCAGGGATGGATGTGCGCCCGGCTGCTGGCCTTCTCTAACGGCGATTTGCAGGCACTGTTTGACAGAAGCGACGGGTTCTACCGCCGCCAGCTGGTGCTGACCACAAAAGATAAGCCTGCTGGCCGTGTGGATGATCCCGACCTGGCCGAGAAAATGAAGGCCGAGGTGGAGGGCATCCTGCTGTGGGCCTGTAAGGGCTTGCAGAGGCTGGCTGCCAACAACTTCAAGTTTACCGAGAGCCAGCGCACCAAAGACAACCGGGAGGCTGTCAAACGGGACAATAATAATATTTTTGATTTTCTGGAATCCGAGGGATATATTCGGCTGAAAGCAGACAGTACCATCAGTTCTAAAGAACTGTATGAGATTTACCAGATGTGGTGCGAGGAAAACAATCTTACGGCGCTGAAGCGGCGCAGCTTTAGTGATGCTGTGATCGCCAATCAGGGCAAGTACAATCTGGAATACTGCAACAGAATCACCAACATCGCCGGGCGGCGGGTGTGGGGATTTTTCGGAATTGAAGCGATTGCCAGACCTTATATAAACGGATTTTCTAATGTTTCGGAAGATACGTACGTACCGAGGCAGGCCGAGTAA
- a CDS encoding ABC transporter ATP-binding protein gives MELLRVEHLSRYYGEGPAQVKALDDVSFSVEKGEFVAIMGPSGSGKSTLMHLLGGVDKPTAGHVWLQGTDLYKLDENALAIFRRRQIGLVYQFYNLLPVLNVRENLTLPLLLDGRNVNKNQLEQLAQILGIQDRMNHLPHQLSGGQQQRVSIGRALITSPALLLADEPTGNLDSKNSAEVMALLRYFHEKKGQTLLVITHDERIACQADRLITVEDGHIARDEAVRP, from the coding sequence ATGGAATTACTGCGTGTGGAACACCTTAGCCGTTATTATGGGGAAGGTCCTGCCCAAGTAAAGGCGCTGGATGATGTGTCATTCTCCGTAGAAAAAGGGGAGTTTGTCGCCATTATGGGCCCGTCCGGCAGTGGAAAAAGCACCCTCATGCACCTGCTTGGAGGGGTGGACAAGCCCACAGCTGGACATGTATGGTTACAGGGCACCGATCTTTACAAATTGGACGAGAACGCACTGGCCATTTTTCGACGGCGCCAGATAGGTCTGGTGTATCAGTTTTACAATCTACTTCCTGTGCTCAATGTACGGGAAAACCTGACCTTACCTTTGCTGTTGGATGGACGCAATGTCAACAAAAACCAGTTGGAACAGCTGGCCCAAATTCTGGGCATCCAGGATCGGATGAACCATCTGCCCCATCAGCTTTCCGGCGGTCAGCAGCAGAGGGTCAGCATTGGCCGGGCTCTGATTACCAGCCCTGCCCTTCTGTTGGCAGATGAGCCTACCGGCAACCTGGACAGCAAAAACAGTGCTGAAGTAATGGCTTTGCTGCGTTATTTTCATGAGAAAAAAGGTCAGACATTATTGGTCATTACCCACGATGAACGGATTGCCTGTCAGGCAGACCGACTCATTACTGTGGAGGATGGGCATATTGCTCGGGACGAGGCGGTGCGGCCATGA
- a CDS encoding site-specific integrase, with protein sequence MGKNLKGRECGKGICQRKDGKYAARYTAKDGSRKEKHFDTLPEARNWLADAQYEDKHDVHNPSSEMTVDSWFEFWITHLIADLAPNTKRNYRERYRVNIQPVIGSMRLCDVKPMHCKIVLNKMEATYAGSTIRQAYIAMGTMFRAAVMNDMLIKHPMDGVRFSKPVRAVDDIKFLTVEEQAAFLETAKRSHNYRQYVLLLETGLRTSEMIGLTWDSIDWKKRTLTVSKTLEYRHSEGIWRAGPPKTNSSYRTIPLTTRAYDVLKSCYEERHTRKESELLSQILEYVDRRTGEPQYLCMRDLVFINYRTGEPAKNSSYDTHLYKLCDEAKIKRFCMHALRHTYATRAIESGVLPKVLQRLLGHSSIKTTMDRYVHVTDDSLTNAIKQFEQNTSLAS encoded by the coding sequence ATGGGCAAGAACTTAAAAGGCAGAGAATGTGGAAAGGGTATCTGCCAGAGAAAAGACGGTAAGTACGCCGCAAGATATACCGCAAAGGACGGTTCCCGCAAGGAAAAGCATTTTGATACGCTCCCGGAAGCTCGCAACTGGCTTGCCGATGCACAGTACGAGGATAAGCACGATGTTCACAATCCTTCCTCCGAAATGACGGTGGATTCTTGGTTTGAGTTCTGGATCACCCATCTGATTGCAGATCTGGCACCCAACACCAAGAGAAATTACCGGGAACGGTATCGAGTGAACATCCAGCCGGTCATCGGAAGTATGCGCTTGTGTGATGTCAAACCGATGCATTGCAAGATCGTTCTGAACAAGATGGAAGCAACTTATGCAGGTTCTACCATCCGTCAGGCGTATATTGCGATGGGAACCATGTTCCGTGCAGCAGTCATGAACGATATGCTCATCAAGCATCCCATGGACGGAGTTCGTTTTTCAAAGCCGGTCCGTGCTGTGGATGACATTAAGTTCCTGACCGTAGAAGAACAGGCAGCTTTTCTGGAAACCGCAAAGCGATCTCACAATTACAGGCAGTATGTACTGCTGTTGGAGACCGGGCTGCGGACTTCGGAAATGATCGGGTTGACCTGGGATTCTATTGACTGGAAAAAGCGGACGCTGACCGTCAGCAAAACGCTGGAATACCGCCATAGTGAAGGAATCTGGCGTGCCGGTCCTCCCAAAACCAATAGCAGCTACCGCACCATTCCGCTGACAACCCGTGCATACGATGTATTAAAATCGTGCTACGAAGAACGTCACACCCGCAAAGAATCAGAACTGCTGTCTCAAATTCTGGAATATGTGGATCGCCGTACCGGAGAGCCCCAGTATCTCTGTATGAGAGATTTGGTGTTTATCAATTATCGTACCGGAGAACCTGCCAAAAACAGTTCCTATGACACGCATCTGTACAAACTCTGCGATGAGGCTAAGATCAAGCGGTTTTGTATGCACGCTCTGAGACACACCTATGCGACCCGTGCGATTGAAAGCGGAGTGCTGCCGAAAGTCCTACAAAGGCTGCTCGGTCATTCCAGCATCAAAACAACCATGGACCGCTATGTCCATGTTACGGATGATTCCCTGACCAACGCCATCAAACAGTTTGAGCAAAACACCAGTCTGGCAAGTTGA
- a CDS encoding plasmid recombination protein: MARNDGIDRTFARNQDLPTLDDVAKVQEHNEREKDNYSNQDIDTSQTHRNIHFKTPTDSYAAMFDQMIADGVISTRGLKADAVKYGELIFDVNSAYFHNHGGYEYAKQFYTDAYKAAVEIVGGEQYILSAVMHADERNRAMSEALGQDVYHYHLHVVYVPVVEKQILWSKRCKDKSLVGTVKETIMQVSRSKKWESRVALDEQGNPLLTAKGKKVLRASYSVLQDDFFNYMKAAGYTDVERGERGSTEEHLTVTQFKVAQEQQRLETMTAQIAQTEQTLNDTQAAIEKKEKELQSLQKQAKEQHTAALTVQEIRSMGKKTITGNVSFTPSECNILKDYAVTGLLIKAENSHLEEKLHSAQWSAAIWKQRYDALYNAYQELKKEVQPYLDAVKLAPEKVRAFFDAILTRTRQARQPTKPIRRKQDMER, encoded by the coding sequence ATGGCCAGAAATGACGGAATCGACCGTACCTTTGCCCGTAATCAGGACTTGCCCACCCTTGATGATGTGGCAAAGGTGCAGGAACACAATGAACGAGAAAAGGACAACTACTCCAACCAGGATATTGATACCAGCCAGACCCACCGGAATATTCACTTCAAAACCCCCACCGACAGCTATGCTGCCATGTTCGATCAGATGATTGCCGATGGCGTTATCTCCACCCGTGGCCTGAAGGCCGATGCGGTAAAATACGGGGAACTGATTTTCGATGTGAACTCCGCTTACTTCCACAATCACGGCGGCTATGAATATGCCAAACAATTTTACACCGACGCATACAAAGCAGCTGTGGAGATCGTGGGTGGTGAGCAGTATATTCTCTCCGCTGTCATGCACGCTGATGAGCGCAACCGGGCTATGTCGGAAGCTCTGGGTCAGGATGTGTACCACTACCACCTTCATGTGGTCTATGTCCCGGTGGTGGAAAAACAGATTCTCTGGTCGAAGCGGTGCAAGGATAAGTCGCTTGTGGGCACGGTCAAGGAGACCATCATGCAGGTCAGCCGCAGCAAAAAGTGGGAATCCAGGGTGGCTCTGGATGAGCAGGGAAATCCGCTTCTGACCGCCAAGGGGAAGAAAGTTCTGCGGGCATCATACAGTGTCCTGCAAGACGATTTCTTCAACTATATGAAAGCTGCTGGATATACCGATGTGGAGCGTGGAGAGCGTGGCAGCACCGAGGAACATCTGACAGTGACCCAATTCAAGGTGGCACAGGAGCAGCAGCGTCTGGAGACTATGACCGCTCAGATCGCTCAGACGGAGCAGACCTTAAATGACACGCAGGCCGCCATTGAAAAAAAGGAAAAGGAGCTGCAATCCCTGCAAAAGCAGGCGAAAGAGCAGCACACCGCTGCTTTGACTGTGCAGGAAATCCGCTCCATGGGAAAAAAGACCATTACCGGCAATGTCTCATTCACTCCATCCGAGTGCAATATCCTCAAGGACTATGCAGTCACTGGTCTTCTGATCAAAGCGGAAAACAGCCACTTGGAAGAAAAGCTGCACAGCGCCCAATGGAGTGCTGCCATCTGGAAACAGAGATACGATGCCCTGTACAACGCATACCAAGAATTGAAGAAAGAGGTCCAGCCGTATCTGGACGCCGTCAAGCTCGCACCTGAAAAGGTACGGGCTTTTTTTGATGCCATTTTGACACGGACCCGACAAGCAAGGCAACCGACCAAACCTATTCGCCGCAAGCAAGATATGGAACGCTGA
- a CDS encoding response regulator transcription factor, with protein sequence MVRILLIEDDSTIAAGLAYSLEQEGWSVTCKGTLAQGRNALETGEYQLLLVDVGLPDGSGYDLCAAAKSRNIPVIFATARGDEGSVVLGLDMGADDYIVKPFRLREVASRIRAVLRRAAGEREQLVRLGELAVDTQKGQVTRNGTPILLTALEYRLLLTFLSHPGQTLTRGQLLEGIWDVAGNFVNDNTLSVYIKRLRDKLEMPGHPLISTVRGMGYRLEVDGHDKK encoded by the coding sequence ATGGTTCGGATATTGTTGATTGAAGATGACTCCACTATTGCAGCCGGGCTGGCGTATTCTCTGGAACAGGAGGGGTGGAGTGTCACTTGCAAGGGCACTCTGGCGCAAGGGAGAAACGCCTTAGAGACTGGAGAATACCAGCTGTTATTGGTGGATGTCGGTTTGCCTGATGGTAGCGGCTACGATCTGTGTGCTGCTGCTAAAAGTAGGAATATTCCGGTGATTTTTGCCACTGCAAGAGGGGATGAGGGAAGCGTAGTACTGGGCCTAGATATGGGGGCTGACGATTATATCGTTAAACCCTTTCGGTTGCGGGAAGTGGCCAGCCGCATCCGGGCCGTACTACGCAGAGCGGCCGGAGAGCGGGAGCAGTTGGTTCGGTTGGGGGAACTGGCGGTAGATACACAGAAAGGCCAAGTGACCCGTAACGGAACTCCCATCTTGCTTACCGCTCTGGAATACCGATTACTGCTTACTTTTCTGTCTCATCCTGGACAGACTCTCACCCGGGGGCAACTGTTGGAAGGAATCTGGGATGTGGCAGGAAATTTTGTCAATGACAACACCTTGTCTGTGTATATCAAGCGACTGCGTGACAAGCTGGAAATGCCAGGACACCCTCTCATTTCCACTGTGCGTGGAATGGGCTATCGGCTGGAGGTAGATGGCCATGACAAGAAATAA
- a CDS encoding HAMP domain-containing sensor histidine kinase — MTRNKELYLPIALSMALTLVSGLLCGFLGGPWAALTGSGSVLLTTLLWMSTTWSRYKKLQKLGEYLASVYAGGELLDIRDNREGELSLLKNDLYKITVTLRQQSAQLAHDKEFLQQLLGNISHQLRTPLTGMLVMADLLARPDLPLEKRQEFTGQLTAQLERMQWLLERLLTLSRLDAGCLELERKTVSLPSLLDRATAPVRVALELRGQTLKVECPQDLLWEGDEKWTAEAVTNLVKNASEHSPEGGLVKISVSKDVLNLWITVEDNGPGIPELDMPYLFRRFYRGSNAAPGSAGIGLALAAELVRAQGGSVVAENQTPGPGARFILKLPIHPGSL; from the coding sequence ATGACAAGAAATAAGGAATTATATCTGCCTATCGCCCTCAGCATGGCTCTGACTTTGGTTTCAGGGCTGCTCTGTGGCTTTTTGGGTGGCCCCTGGGCAGCACTGACAGGGAGCGGGTCCGTTCTTCTCACCACACTGCTCTGGATGAGCACAACATGGAGTCGGTATAAAAAGTTGCAGAAATTAGGAGAATACCTGGCTTCGGTATATGCAGGCGGGGAACTTCTGGATATTCGTGACAATCGGGAAGGAGAACTGAGCCTTCTGAAGAACGATCTGTATAAGATTACCGTTACCCTGCGTCAGCAAAGTGCCCAGCTGGCTCATGACAAGGAATTTTTGCAGCAGCTTCTGGGCAATATTTCCCATCAACTGCGCACCCCTCTTACCGGAATGCTGGTTATGGCGGACTTGCTGGCACGACCAGACCTACCGCTGGAAAAGCGCCAGGAATTTACCGGGCAGCTTACTGCACAGCTGGAACGAATGCAATGGTTACTGGAGAGACTTTTGACCTTGTCCCGGTTGGATGCCGGGTGCCTGGAACTGGAACGAAAAACCGTTTCACTGCCATCTTTGCTGGATAGAGCTACTGCTCCGGTAAGGGTGGCCCTGGAACTGCGTGGCCAGACTTTAAAAGTGGAGTGCCCTCAAGACCTCCTGTGGGAAGGGGATGAAAAATGGACCGCAGAGGCTGTAACCAACCTGGTGAAAAACGCTTCTGAGCATTCCCCGGAAGGAGGCTTGGTAAAAATTTCCGTGAGCAAGGATGTACTGAATCTTTGGATCACAGTGGAAGATAACGGTCCCGGTATCCCGGAATTGGATATGCCCTATTTGTTTCGGAGATTTTATCGTGGCAGTAATGCCGCTCCGGGCAGCGCTGGTATCGGCTTGGCTTTGGCGGCAGAATTAGTTCGAGCTCAAGGCGGCAGTGTGGTGGCAGAAAATCAGACCCCAGGCCCTGGTGCTCGTTTTATCCTCAAATTGCCCATACATCCCGGTAGTTTGTGA
- a CDS encoding excisionase, whose product MMNQNQQATNLPIDRKMLLSIREAAEYSNIGINKIDEMLKQPNCPFVLYVGTKKLVKRKAFEEFIEGRVAI is encoded by the coding sequence ATGATGAATCAGAACCAGCAGGCAACGAACCTGCCCATTGATCGTAAGATGCTGCTTTCCATTCGTGAGGCAGCCGAATACAGCAACATCGGAATCAACAAAATCGACGAGATGCTGAAACAACCCAACTGCCCCTTTGTCCTGTATGTGGGCACTAAAAAATTGGTAAAGCGCAAGGCTTTTGAGGAGTTTATCGAAGGTCGGGTTGCGATTTGA